From a single Hypanus sabinus isolate sHypSab1 chromosome 7, sHypSab1.hap1, whole genome shotgun sequence genomic region:
- the myod1 gene encoding myoblast determination protein 1 homolog → MELTDTSLCSFSSADDFYDDPCFSTSDIHFFEDLDPRLVHVGLLKADQVPTEDEHIRAPSGHHQAGRCLLWACKACKRKTTNADRRKAATMRERRRLSKVNEAFETLKRCTSTNPNQRLPKVEILRNAIRYIESLQALLREQDENYFSVMDQYSVDSDASSPRSNCSDGMLDCSGPACGRRRSNYDNNYFSESPNDSKSGKSSVISSLDCLSNIVERISTDRPTCPVMMVPDAALGSPSSPREGATLNDPSAIIPSPDNCTGTEIPTDNPIYQVL, encoded by the exons ATGGAGCTAACGGACACCTCTCTCTGTTCCTTCTCGTCTGCTGATGACTTCTACGACGATCCCTGCTTCTCCACTTCAGACATCCACTTTTTCGAGGATCTAGACCCCAGGCTGGTGCACGTCGGGCTGCTCAAAGCCGACCAGGTGCCGACCGAGGACGAGCACATTCGAGCGCCCAGTGGACATCACCAAGCCGGTCGCTGCTTGCTTTGGGCTTGCAAGGCTTGCAAGAGGAAAACGACCAACGCCGACCGCAGGAAAGCGGCCACCATGAGAGAAAGGCGACGCCTGAGCAAAGTGAACGAGGCGTTTGAGACGCTCAAGAGGTGTACCTCCACCAACCCGAACCAGAGGCTACCCAAGGTGGAAATTCTCAGAAACGCCATCAGATACATCGAGAGCCTGCAGGcgctcctgagagaacaggacGAGAACTACTTCTCGGTCATGGATCAATACAGTGTGGATTCAGACGCCTCGAGCCCACGGTCCAACTGCTCCGATGGGATG CTGGATTGCAGCGGTCCCGCGTGCGGCCGGAGACGCAGCAACTATGACAACAACTACTTCTCAGAGTCGCCAAACG ATTCGAAAAGTGGTAAAAGTTCCGTTATCTCAAGCCTGGATTGTCTTTCCAACATCGTCGAGAGAATTTCCACCGATCGGCCGACTTGTCCGGTAATGATGGTTCCAGACGCCGCTCTGGGCAGCCCTTCGTCTCCCCGGGAAGGAGCTACTTTGAACGACCCCTCAGCCATTATCCCATCACCGGACAACTGTACTGGCACCGAGATCCCGACTGACAACCCTATCTACCAGGTCTTATAA